From one Streptomyces mobaraensis genomic stretch:
- the lhgO gene encoding L-2-hydroxyglutarate oxidase → MGAYDCDVLVIGGGIVGLSTAYAVTRAAPGTSVVVLEKEPGPARHQTGHNSGVIHSGIYYRPGSLKAGFAVRGAAEMVKFCTEHGLPHEVTGKLIVATERAELPRLHALVQRGRQHGIPVRELGPAQIAEFEPDVRGVGAIHVGTTGVCDFGAVAAHLARLAEDAGASVRYGAEVRVVGRRGAVVAVRTADGTVVRARALVNCAGLHSDRVARLAGDDPGVRIVPFRGEYYALAPTAAARVRGLVYPVPDPAFPFLGVHLTRGVDGGVHVGPNAVPALAREGYAWRTVRPAELAATVAFPGTWRLARRHWRYGAAEARRSLSKAAFTAAVRRLLPGVTEDDLIPAPSGVRAQAVLRDGTLADDFLFAGSPRMVHVLNAPSPAATASLPIGREVARRVLAELR, encoded by the coding sequence ATGGGGGCGTACGACTGCGACGTGCTGGTGATCGGCGGCGGCATCGTGGGCCTGTCGACGGCCTACGCGGTCACGCGCGCCGCGCCGGGTACGAGCGTGGTCGTGCTGGAGAAGGAGCCCGGCCCCGCGCGGCACCAGACGGGGCACAACAGCGGGGTGATCCACAGCGGGATCTACTACCGGCCGGGCTCGTTGAAGGCCGGGTTCGCGGTGCGGGGCGCGGCGGAGATGGTGAAGTTCTGCACGGAGCACGGCCTGCCGCACGAGGTCACGGGGAAGCTGATCGTGGCGACGGAACGGGCCGAACTGCCGCGGCTGCACGCCCTGGTGCAGCGTGGGCGGCAGCACGGCATTCCCGTTCGCGAACTGGGCCCGGCCCAGATAGCCGAGTTCGAGCCGGACGTACGGGGAGTGGGCGCGATCCACGTCGGCACCACGGGCGTCTGCGACTTCGGCGCGGTCGCCGCGCACCTGGCCCGGCTCGCCGAGGACGCGGGGGCCTCGGTGCGGTACGGCGCGGAGGTACGGGTCGTGGGGCGGCGTGGCGCGGTGGTCGCCGTGCGGACGGCGGACGGCACGGTGGTACGGGCCCGGGCCCTGGTCAACTGCGCGGGCCTGCACAGCGATCGGGTGGCCCGGCTCGCGGGCGACGACCCCGGGGTGCGGATCGTCCCGTTCCGCGGGGAGTACTACGCGCTGGCGCCGACCGCGGCGGCGCGGGTGCGCGGCCTGGTCTACCCGGTGCCGGATCCCGCCTTCCCGTTCCTGGGCGTCCACCTCACGCGGGGCGTCGACGGCGGGGTGCACGTGGGGCCGAACGCGGTGCCCGCCCTGGCGCGGGAAGGATACGCGTGGCGGACCGTACGGCCGGCGGAGCTCGCCGCCACCGTGGCGTTCCCCGGCACGTGGCGGCTGGCGCGCCGGCACTGGCGGTACGGGGCGGCCGAGGCGCGGCGCTCGTTGTCGAAGGCGGCCTTCACCGCGGCCGTCCGCCGGCTCCTGCCGGGCGTCACGGAGGACGATCTGATACCCGCGCCGTCCGGGGTGCGCGCCCAGGCGGTGCTGCGGGACGGCACGCTGGCGGACGACTTCCTGTTCGCCGGCTCACCGCGGATGGTGCACGTCCTGAACGCGCCGTCGCCGGCGGCGACGGCCTCGCTGCCGATCGGGCGGGAGGTGGCGCGGAGGGTGCTGGCGGAGCTGCGGTGA
- a CDS encoding MFS transporter — MSREPRGPNEKLGTVLALAGISNAGLARRVNDLGAQRGLTLRYDKTSVARWVSKGMVPQGAAPHLIAAAIAGKLGRPVPLHEIGLAESDPAPEVGLAFPRDVGQAVRSATELYRLDSAGRRGGGGIWQSLAGSFSVSAYSTPASRWLITPADSSVAREPQQAARERDAGAVPDCGLPQRVGHSDVAKLREAAEDARRWDSKYGGGDWRSSMVPECLRVDAAPLLLGAYSDDVGRALFGATAELTRLAGWMAFDTGQQEAAQRYYIQALRLARAAADVPLGGYVLASMSLQATYRGYADEGVDLAQAALERNRGLATARTMSFFRLVEARAQAKAGDQPACGAALKAAEGWLERARPGDPDPSWLDFYTQERFAADAAECYRDLGMPRQVQRFTEQALSRPTEEFVRSHGLRLVVSAVAELESGNLDAACAAGVRAVEVAGRISSARTTEYVRDLLHRLEPYGNEPRVVELRERARPLLVATTA; from the coding sequence ATGTCCAGGGAGCCACGCGGACCGAACGAGAAGCTGGGCACGGTCCTCGCTCTCGCGGGGATCAGCAACGCCGGTCTGGCGCGGAGGGTCAACGACCTTGGTGCGCAGCGGGGATTGACGCTTCGGTACGACAAGACGTCGGTCGCCCGGTGGGTCAGCAAGGGCATGGTGCCGCAGGGCGCCGCGCCCCATCTGATCGCCGCCGCGATAGCGGGCAAGCTGGGCCGGCCGGTGCCGCTGCACGAGATCGGCCTCGCCGAGTCGGATCCGGCGCCGGAGGTGGGCCTCGCGTTCCCGCGCGATGTCGGCCAGGCGGTCCGGTCGGCGACGGAGCTGTACCGGCTGGATTCCGCCGGTCGCCGCGGGGGCGGCGGCATCTGGCAGAGTCTCGCGGGTTCGTTTTCCGTCAGCGCGTACTCCACGCCCGCCTCGCGCTGGCTGATCACACCCGCCGACAGTTCGGTGGCGCGCGAACCGCAGCAGGCGGCCCGGGAACGCGACGCCGGCGCGGTGCCCGACTGCGGTTTACCGCAACGTGTCGGCCACAGCGACGTGGCCAAACTGCGCGAGGCGGCGGAGGACGCGCGCCGCTGGGACTCCAAGTACGGCGGCGGGGACTGGCGTTCGTCCATGGTGCCGGAGTGCCTGCGCGTCGACGCGGCGCCGCTGCTGCTGGGGGCGTACAGCGACGACGTGGGGCGCGCGCTGTTCGGCGCGACCGCCGAACTCACCCGCCTCGCCGGATGGATGGCCTTCGACACCGGGCAGCAGGAGGCGGCGCAGCGCTACTACATCCAGGCGCTGCGGCTGGCCCGCGCGGCGGCCGACGTGCCACTGGGCGGTTACGTACTGGCCTCGATGAGCCTCCAGGCCACCTACCGCGGCTACGCGGACGAGGGCGTGGACCTCGCCCAGGCCGCGCTGGAGCGCAACCGCGGCCTGGCCACCGCGCGGACGATGAGCTTCTTCCGGCTCGTCGAGGCGCGGGCGCAGGCGAAGGCCGGCGACCAGCCGGCCTGCGGGGCGGCGCTCAAGGCGGCCGAGGGCTGGCTGGAGCGGGCCCGGCCGGGCGACCCGGACCCGTCCTGGCTGGACTTCTACACGCAGGAGCGGTTCGCCGCCGACGCCGCCGAGTGCTACCGCGACCTGGGCATGCCGCGGCAGGTCCAGCGCTTCACCGAGCAGGCGCTGTCCCGGCCCACCGAGGAGTTCGTGCGCTCGCACGGGCTGCGGCTCGTCGTGTCGGCGGTCGCGGAGCTGGAGTCCGGCAACCTGGACGCGGCGTGCGCGGCCGGGGTGCGGGCGGTGGAGGTGGCGGGGCGGATCTCGTCGGCGCGGACGACGGAGTACGTACGCGACCTGCTGCACCGGCTGGAGCCGTACGGGAACGAGCCGCGCGTGGTGGAGCTGCGGGAGCGGGCGCGGCCGTTACTGGTGGCCACGACGGCGTGA
- a CDS encoding asparagine synthase-related protein, whose amino-acid sequence MRWLVGWSRAGSRPGVPAAPAVQPVGARLLWEDPDPLWAVGDWRPDEVRVVHAGPHPNGTRSGGTRPAGPHPDATGRTTAPPVARLAVLGRCGADDHQLRTGLLATRGGALRPLTAWPGSYTAVAQIGRRVTVTGDLAGARPVFHAAWAGGTAYATAALPLADLVEAELDIGHLAALLACPDSAEALGDSTPYTGVRRVPPGHALVVRDGARDVTSYEPSASLVVAAPEPDAAQAVDGVRDALVEAVRTRFAAPRHAPNGFPRTPAPDPGPVPGMGPAFRRAARGGPVPGIGADLSGGSASATLALLAAGLPGAPGTPLGHGTGAGERLLVVTFNDLVADHGGAREAELERARALAADPRLHHVVVAAAEEALPYADLLDGPLTDEPSPALVTAARHRHRLAAGSADHFTGHGARQVLDAHPARLADLLLGRRRRHLLRPVSALARADGPGPTALAGFSASVPFTVYRAARRLARTSYREGLEGAAARFLAPDFATAEHLTGAAGAVDASLAALTWCRPGPAARWLTGAALAEVSVRLQAAAVRPTGAAQRPGERRAAAALARHAADHRVLEQAAEIRGQRLHAPFLDNQVVRACRALPQALRVQPGARATVLRSVLAGAGIRELPPGWGAPTHAAHAAASRAGLRAYTALLLRLFDAPLLADAGLIEAGVVRDALRSAADGAPLPLDGLAELVATELWLRRLLSRRGTCWTGPAAPRMRAVAGGVVPRPSL is encoded by the coding sequence ATGCGCTGGTTGGTGGGGTGGAGCCGCGCCGGCTCCCGGCCCGGCGTCCCCGCCGCGCCCGCGGTCCAGCCCGTGGGCGCCCGGCTCCTGTGGGAGGACCCCGATCCGCTGTGGGCGGTCGGCGACTGGCGGCCCGACGAGGTACGCGTCGTCCACGCCGGACCGCACCCCAACGGCACCCGCTCCGGCGGTACTCGCCCCGCCGGGCCCCACCCCGACGCCACCGGCCGCACCACCGCGCCGCCCGTCGCCCGCCTCGCCGTCCTCGGCCGCTGCGGAGCCGACGACCACCAGCTGCGCACCGGCCTCCTCGCCACCCGCGGCGGCGCCCTCCGCCCGCTGACCGCCTGGCCCGGCAGCTACACCGCCGTCGCCCAGATCGGCCGCCGCGTCACGGTCACCGGCGACCTGGCCGGCGCCCGCCCCGTCTTCCACGCCGCGTGGGCCGGCGGCACCGCCTACGCCACCGCCGCCCTGCCCCTCGCCGACCTCGTCGAGGCCGAGCTCGACATCGGCCACCTCGCCGCCCTCCTCGCCTGCCCCGACTCCGCGGAAGCGCTGGGCGACAGCACCCCCTACACCGGCGTACGGCGCGTACCGCCCGGGCACGCGCTGGTGGTGCGCGACGGCGCACGCGACGTCACCAGCTACGAACCGTCGGCCTCCCTCGTCGTCGCCGCCCCCGAACCCGACGCGGCCCAGGCCGTCGACGGCGTCCGCGACGCCCTGGTCGAGGCGGTCCGCACCCGCTTCGCCGCCCCCCGCCACGCCCCGAACGGCTTCCCCCGCACCCCCGCGCCCGACCCCGGACCCGTACCCGGCATGGGCCCCGCGTTCCGCCGCGCCGCCCGCGGCGGGCCCGTCCCCGGCATCGGCGCCGACCTCTCCGGAGGCAGCGCCTCCGCCACCCTGGCCCTGCTCGCCGCGGGCCTCCCCGGCGCACCCGGCACCCCCCTCGGCCACGGCACCGGCGCGGGCGAACGGCTCCTCGTCGTCACCTTCAACGACCTGGTGGCCGACCACGGCGGAGCCCGCGAGGCCGAACTCGAACGCGCCCGCGCGCTCGCCGCCGACCCCCGACTCCACCACGTCGTCGTCGCCGCGGCCGAGGAAGCCCTGCCCTACGCCGACCTGCTCGACGGCCCGCTCACCGACGAACCGTCCCCCGCCCTCGTCACCGCCGCCCGCCACCGCCACCGGCTCGCGGCAGGCAGCGCCGACCACTTCACCGGGCACGGCGCCCGCCAAGTCCTCGACGCCCACCCGGCGCGCCTCGCCGACCTCCTGCTGGGCCGCCGGCGCCGCCACCTCCTCCGCCCGGTCTCCGCCCTGGCCCGCGCGGACGGCCCGGGTCCGACGGCGCTCGCCGGGTTCTCGGCGTCCGTCCCCTTCACCGTCTACCGCGCGGCGCGCCGACTGGCCCGCACCTCCTACCGGGAGGGGCTGGAGGGCGCCGCGGCCCGCTTCCTGGCGCCGGACTTCGCCACGGCCGAACACCTCACCGGCGCGGCCGGGGCCGTGGACGCCTCCCTCGCCGCCCTCACCTGGTGCCGCCCCGGACCCGCCGCCCGCTGGCTCACCGGAGCGGCCCTCGCGGAGGTGTCGGTCCGGCTCCAGGCCGCCGCCGTCCGGCCGACTGGCGCGGCACAGCGCCCCGGAGAACGCCGGGCCGCCGCCGCCCTCGCCCGGCACGCGGCGGACCACCGCGTCCTCGAACAGGCCGCGGAGATCCGCGGCCAGCGCCTGCACGCCCCCTTCCTCGACAACCAGGTCGTACGGGCCTGCCGCGCGCTGCCCCAAGCGCTCCGCGTGCAACCCGGGGCGCGCGCCACCGTCCTGCGCTCCGTCCTCGCGGGGGCGGGCATCCGCGAACTGCCGCCCGGCTGGGGCGCACCCACCCACGCGGCCCACGCGGCGGCGTCCCGGGCCGGCCTGCGCGCGTACACGGCCCTCCTCCTCCGCCTCTTCGACGCGCCCCTGCTCGCGGACGCGGGACTGATCGAGGCCGGCGTCGTCCGAGACGCCCTCCGCTC